The sequence taaaggattagcagagcccactgccaaaccccaccgcatcctaggcaagccctacaactcgcagttgccgggggaggggtcgtcaagcccttagacatagtccctgctgcccctTGAGCATACCTGTGGAACGGCGAATAGGGTAATGTACCTATTGCTGCTTGTGCCGTTCGGAGAAATTCTGGTGGCAAAAGAAGATAATCACAACGTAGGGTAAGCGACATCATAAtttggtgccgtgaccaggatttTTCGTTACTCGGACCGTTTGTTCTTGACGTCGCCATTTTGGACGCTGGTTTGAAAGCGATACTCCAAGTTTTTGGATCCCGATTGCTGATAATTCATTATACAAGGCTCAATTTATTGGGCATCAGGTAAAGAGCTGTCCAATGCACTCCGCGGGTATCACAAGTCCCCTTTAGAtgctttcttttttctttgcatGCTTTAACAATACGAATTGTTCCTGATTCGGCCATTGCTACTATTCATTGCGGAGCTTGGCttgcttcgaagcgccattttgCTGTTGAACAATTGGACCATTGTTACCCGTGGCGTCCCAAGCTGCGGCGTGAATCACTCCAGTTACACGTGGCCTGTTTTCTATTGTTGCTGTGGTGTACCTGTTTGTTGGCCATTCCAGTTACCATCGGACGATTTTGGGAGCTATTTCTGCCTTTATGGTTTTGTGCTCATTCCTGCTTGAGTGTTGCGCGTGATTCGGCAGTTTCGGAGGATTTTGGCTCGGTTGGTGTTGTGGCAGGTTCCAGTTGGCTGTATATAATACAAGGCATTGCTTGCCTTGGAACAGGTGAGCACCTTTCCAAGCCTTTTGTTACATTTTTGTGGGTCTACTTGTGGTCTTTGATCGACAGGTCGGACATCTTTTCGGACACGTGCAATATTCAACGTTCTGCTTCATACAATGGCGGAGGAGCATTCCAGAAACCAGCTGCTTCACCGACGAGAAACTCTTCTGGCTGCTCTGGGTCGGGCAGAGGATTTTGATGCAGCTTACGATGCACATCGTGATCAGGGTCAGGTATCCTTGAGGCTGGAATACCTGAACGGAGTATGGAGCAACCTCGAGTCGGTACAGGCACAGCTTGAGGACATCGAGATTACCGATGAAGGTAGGACAGAGCATGCAGCTGTTCGAGCTGAATTTGAACCACGTCTCTTTACAATAAAAGCAAGTCTAATGTCAAAACTTTCTCCTATTCCTACTGATCGTAGCCCTGTACCCCCTCACGTTTCTTCCACTCTCTCTGGTATCAAGTTGCCAACGATTTCTTTGCCCGAATTCGATGGAGATTATATGCAATGGCTTGCATTCCACGATACATTCTTGGCGCTTATCCATTCTAATCCGGATGTCCCGGATATTCAGAAATTTCATTATCTGCGGGCGGCTATCAAGGGCGAAGCTGCTCAATTGATTGAATCCATTGGAATTAGTTCTGCCAACTACCTGCTAGCTTGGCAAACATTGGAAAATCGATATTCGAATGATTACCTTTTACGGAAACGTCATCTTCAGGCACTCTTCGACATCCCACGCATGAAGAAGGAGTCCGCTGCCTCGTTACACGGGCTGGTTGATGAGTTCGAGCGGCATACAAAGATTTTGCATCAACTGGGAGAGCCTACCGATACTTGGAGCAGCATTCTGGAGCATCTACTGTGTATGCGCTTACACGACGACACGTTGAAGGCGTGGGAGGATCATGCGTCGACCGTAGCGAACCCGGACTACGCCTGCATCATTGATTTCCTGCAACGAAGAGCTCGGGTGCTGGAATCAATCTCCGTCAACCACCACTCAACAGAATCAGCTTCAAGTTCTGGCAGTTCATCTCATACACTGAAAAGGAACCATTTCCATTCACAGTTTCGCCTTACTTCGTGTGCCTCTACTGCTGGTTCTGGGGAAAAGTGCATTGCTTGTAGCCAATCGCATTCCTTAGTGAAATGCCAGAAATTTATTCGTTTATCAACAAATGAACGTCAACAGTTTGTCATTTCGAAACGCTTATGCcacaactgcttgaaaattggtcATTTTGTTCGCAATTGTCCCTCCAAATTCAGCTGTCGTAAGTGCAACAGTCGTCATCACACGCTTCTGCATTTCGGTCAGCCAGACAGTTCTCCAAGAAGCAATAGGGAAGGAATTTCGTCTAGCGCAAGTGCTACCGCCTCTGGTACGCCATCTAGTGGGCCTTCTACGAGTGAATTGTCTACACAGTTAACTGTTGCCGCTACTGAAGATACACCAGTGATCGAAGTCAGTTCTACTCTTCAGTATCCCCGAGAAGATGTCTTTCTGCTAACCGTCGTCGTTAAGGTCGTTGACGCTTTCGGTGTTGAACATCTAGCTCGTGCGCTTTTGGATAGTGCGTCTCAGCCGAATCTCATCACGAATCGTATGACACAAATTCTGCGTTTACGGAGACAGCATGTGAACATCACCGTTCAGGGAGCCGGTAAGCTGTCCAAACCAGTACGTGAATCGGTTTTCGCTCAAATATTTTCAAGAAAGGGAGACTTCTCGTGTGGTGTGAATTTCCTAGTGATGGAAAATGTTACGGCCAATCTCCCTTCGCAAAATATCTCGACCGAGGGATGGAAGATACCGAAGGAACTGTTTCTAGCAGACCCCGCTTTCAACAAAAGTCAACCGATCGATATGGTTCTGGGTGCTCGACACTTCTATTCATTCTTTCCCAGCGCTGCACGCATTCAGCTTGACAGTAACCTTCCGCTTTTGGTTGACAGTGTCTTTGGCTGGATCATTGCGGGTTCTGCTAACTCGTATTCCAACGATCAGATTACTACTTCATCCACTTCGTGCGATGCAGCCGTTGTTTCAATGATTTCACTGGAAGATTGTCTGGAAAAGTTTTGGAAGACCGAAGAACTGGCAAACAACGATAGTTATTCAGTAGAAGAACGGCATTGCGAGTCATTGTATCAGTCTACCGTATCTAGGAACCCCGAAGGCCGGTATGTAGTTCGCTACCCCCGGAAACCCGATTTCGATGCAATGTTAGGCGAATCCCGAAGCAACGCTCAACGACGTTTCGAGTACCTGGAAAAGCGTTTGGAACGAAATCCGCATCTAAGAGACGATTATCATCAGTTTATGCGAGAGTATCTCGCCCTCGGCCACATGCGACTGGTCGTAAAGGACGACGAACGAAACTCTCAAGTCTACTATCTACCTCACCATCCCGTAATTAAGGAAGCAAGTTCTACGACTAAGCTCAGAGTCGTGTTTGACGGATCTGCGAAGACTTCTACCGGCTTCTCTCTCAACGAAGCTCTTTGCGTCGGCCCTGTGGTGCAGGAAGATTTGCTGAACATCATCTTGCGGTTTCGAACTTTTCCTATCGCTCTCGTCGGAGATAATGCTAAAATGTACAGACAGGCACTGGTACATTCGGACGACACTCCGCTGCAGCGTATTTTGTGGCGATTCTCAAAACAGTGTCCAGTACAGACTTACGAACTCCTGACTGTTACCTACGGCTTAGGACCATCCTCGTTCCTAGCAACCCGGACTCTTCACCAGTTGGCAGATGATGAAGGTGACCAACATTCTGTTGGAAGTCAGGCATTAAGAAAAGGTTTCTACGTTGACGATTTCATCGGTGGAGCTGAAACTGTTGAAGAAGCTATTCTTCTACGATCAGAATTGAATGATTTATTGCAAAAGGGAGGATTCGAACTTCGGAAATGGACATCTAACCGGCTAGAAGTCCTGAAAGGTCTCAACGATGACCAGATTGGCACGCAATCCACATTGCACTTTAGTCCCCACGAAACCATCAAAGCGCTTGGAATAAGTTGGGAGCCTGAAGCAGATTGCCTTCGCTTTGATTCGCAGATTCGAACAAATCCTGTTCTACCAACTAAAAGGTCTATTCTTTCAGACATCGCTAAGTTGTTTGATCCTCTCGGACTCATCGCACCCGTCATTGTAAGGGCAAAGATCTTAATGCAAGAGCTATGGTTGCTGTCCTGTGGTTGGGATGATCCAGTTCCTGAACCAATAAAATCAAAATGGGAAAATTACCACCGAGAATTGACAAAAATAAGCAAACATCGGATCGACAGATATGCACTACTTCCCGGTTCCGATATCCAATTGCATACTTTCGCAGATGCTTCTCAAGCAGCATATGGAGCATGCACGTACGCTCGCTGTGTGAACAGCCAAGGAATAGTTCGAATTCAGCTTCTGGCATCGAAATCCCGAGTAGCCCCGTTAAAACGAATTACCATCGCCCGTTTGGAACTATGCGCAGCCGTACTTGCGGCTCATTTACACGCCCGTATTAAAAATGCTATTGACGTTAATGTTTGTACTTCTTATTTCTGGTCGGATTCGGCAGTAACTCTGCAATCACCCCCGAACGTTTGGCCCACCTTCGTTGCCAATCGGGTCTCGGAAATACAACAGTTCACGCACGGTTGCCAGTGGAAGCACGTTTCCGGAATTGAAAATCCTGCCGATTTGGTTTCCCGTGGTATGTCGGTCGACGATTTCCTCAAAAGTGCTTTATGGAAATGCGGTCCAAGTTGGTTGCCTTCGCCACCGCAAGATTGGCCAATTTCGATTCCACTTGGCGTGACCGCGGACGACCTGGAGTTAAAAACTACTGTAGCCGTAACTCAAACAACTTCAACTATTCACCCATGGTTTTTACGCTGGTCTTCCTACAGTCGGCTTCTTCACGTCATCGGATACTGCTTGCGATTCATCGCCAACACTCGCTCGAAGTCACGAACTCAGCCTTCACAATCATTTTCGTCCTTAGGCCAGTCATTAACTGTTGCAGAACTTGCCAAATCCAAAACAGTCCTCACTCGACTCGCTCAGCATGATGGATATGCTGCTgaaatcaaacagctggaaaagGGAAACTCTGTATCGAAACAATCTAACATTCGCCAAATGAACCCATTCATTGACCAAGAGAGAGTGTTGAGGGTGGGAGGTCGCTTAAATCTAGCCCAATTGCCTTACCAAGCAAAACATCCATCCCTAATTCCTAACAATCATCCTTTCACTCGCCTAATTGCTGAACATTTTCATCGTAAATTACTTCACGGCGGCGGGCGGCTACTGATCAGTGCCATTCGCGAAGAATTCTGGCCCCCAAACGGCCGTAGACTGGTCCACAGCATCGTAAGAAATTGCTTTCGTTGCAATCGCGTCAATCCGATACCTGCCCAACAGCAAATTGGTCAATTACCTGTACAGCGCGTCATTCCAAGCCGACCATTCAGCATCACAGGCGTCGATTATGCCGGCCCGCTGTATCTGCGTCCGATACACAAACGTGCTTCACCTGCAAAAACTTACTTGTGCCTTTTCGTATGTTTTTCCACCAAAGCAGTACACCTTGAGTTAGTCAGCGATCTTTCTACTCAAGCCTTTTTATGCTCTCTTCGACGCTTCATCGCGCGTCGTGGTTGTCCTGCTCACATACACTCAGACAACGGTAAAAATTTTGAGGGAGCGAAAAACGAACTGATCGAATTATTCGCCAGATTTAAAAACCGATCAGAACAAGCCGAAATAATCTCTGCCTGTGCTGAGCAAGGTATCACCTGGCATTTAACACCACCCAAAGCCCCTCACTTTGGTGGTTTGTGGGAGGCAGCAATCAAGGTAGCGAAAAAGCATCTCTATCGTCAGCTCGGATCGTCCCGCCTCACCTTCGAAGATATGTGCACAGTGCTCGCACAAATTGAAGCAATCATGAACAGCCGACCTTTGCTTCCACTCACCGAAGACCCCAACGATTTGGCTGCATTAACTCCAGCGCATTTTCTCATCGGTTCGTCACTGCATGCCCTACCCGACCCAGATCTACAAAGTATACCAGCAAACCGACTTGATCACTACCAGCAGCTGCAAGTGCATGTGCAGCGCTTTTGGACACACTGGAAAAAGGAATACTTACAGGAGCTACTAAAAGACACCCGTGGCTGGCAGCGCAATGACAACATAATTCCAGGTAAATTAGTCATCGTAGTAGACGAACTTCAACCGCCGATTCGATGGCCTCTTGCTCGCATCGAATCAATTTTGCCCGGTAGAGATCAGTTAACTCGCGTAGTACAACTTCGCACTGCTCGCGGAATCATCACTCGTCCCATCGCAAAAATCTGCATGTTACCTGATTCTACGACAGTCCCTGCAAGCGAAAAATCACCAGTAAACAACAACGATGCATCAACTATCCAAAGGAGTTCGGATACAACTTTAGTTTAAGTAAAATACTAATTTAACACTTGAAATGTAAAGATAAATTTATTTGTACACTAGCTATAAGTCTATGTTACGTGTTTAAATTTTCTATGTTGAACATAATTGTTCAAGGCGGCGGGTATGTTGATTTGTATACTAAATTTGGCCGCACTGCGTGTGATAATTATTTCTCACATGAGATTGGTGCTAACGGGCGACGGTGAGATAACAATTATGGCCCTTCTGGCAACTAGGTTTTGTGATCACGATCGATAATATAGCGCTCCCGCTCGCTCCGATCAGTCAGTAGAAATTAAACTAGTGAAGCGAGCAGATCGCACTGTGAATAGTCCCGCAGAAAAGCAATAAAGTCAAGTTTAAGTTGTTCAAAGTTGTTCAAGTGTAATTCGTATGTGCTGTAATAAACCAACTTACCTGTTTAACCTGGAAGAGACTTTATTACTTACCTGTGCTGCAGTGATCCGAAGTACTTACCTGTGTGAAGTTCTCTGTTGACCTGAAAGGTAAAATTACTTGCCCGATTGTGTGAATCCACTACTGGTACATCTTACCAAGCGATTTTCTGCTGCTGGCTGCTGCTTTTCGGTGCACCGTGAGCATACCTGTGGAACGGCGAATAGGGTAATGTACCTATTGCTGCTTGTGCCGTTCGGAGAAATTCTGGTGGCAAAAGAAGATAATCACAACGTAGGGTAAGCGACATCACCACTATATATGAaaagcaataacttattgcctttcatatgcactttttattgaaaaaataaaaccaagacgccaATAATGTAAAACCGATTCAAACCGGTtctaccaattttgtatggcaaaaatccgacagaaaaagaaccgttaataactgcaaggcgaaattctctgccaggaacggttgttgcattgttccgTCAAAAAtgtctggcagacatagccagccgtctagggggaaatctgcccgccgcgtacaaatgggctgtgtttaagcagtgttcacacgttcacatttttcttcatgcggttgcaccaacataagaAAACGATGTAAAATAATCAAacttagagtgactataatcagagcgcgacagctgttcgtttggaatgacagctaccagttccaatcgagcaaacgacctgtcaattcaatgtaaagctaatggaatgttttgaattgttgccaacattacggatgagaagtcgtcactctggttataggcactctaatcaaactataataaaccacaatttctttttcttattcaaaaagaggtcaaataACTTGTTTGAAAAAGAATACtagactagagttatatttatattgggtttgaagaaattaacttttgacaccagtgtggtttgattgtatagTATGAtcgtagcttaacatattgttgacaacaaatgcgccggtttcaggaaccagcttccatagcagggaggggcatttacctcgtctcaagattcgatttttttgtatgtacatgcgggattgacgaatattggcatattgtcgcaaaactgaaatgtagaggcgctactTGTTTAgaaatgatactttcagcaagagctgtcaaatcggtagtaacatttctaattactccaccttttcaatgatttcatataaaaacggcaaattcatttgaaaaatcgtagtagAAGCTTAAGAAAAAGttattttactctgaggtggtaatgttgatctttgtTCATTGTGCGGAATCTGCCGTTTATTcaaaatagagcattaaacttggtttgatatcatttttcaaatgcctggagataacaaataaagtatccaaaataaatagtactcgaccactgtacattctagtactcgagaaatcgacattacactggtttctgttcaaaaaaaaatattgatccgaaaaaacctaaccttacccaatttcacgcaTTTctaaagattttccatgtttaatcgtagtttacactaaataaagtagtagtaatcactttgaaatcgattttcttctactccgagtgtagttttattgctgatatctatttgtactcttaaataaacgataaaaatgttgcaaatcactattgTCGCaatactgaaatgtagaggagctgcttgtttagagatgatactttcagacaagagctgtcaaatcggtaggataatttctaattactccaccttttcaacgatttcttatgaaaacgggcaaattaattcgaaaaatcatagtagaagttgaagaaaaagtttttactctgaggtggtaatattGATCTTAgttaattgtgcgaaatctaccggttattcagaatagagcattaaacttggtttgatagcattcttcaaatgcctggaaataacaaatgaagtatccaaaataaatagtgccCTATCgctataccacagactaacagacatgacagtatgagtaaattcttataaaaataattttccgtgatgcactagttccatctagagtgactataatcagagtgacgacagctgttcgtttggaatgacagctaccagttccaaactagcaaacgacctgtcaattcaatgtaaagttaatggaatgttttgaattgctgccaacattacggatgagatgtcgtcactctggttataggcactctactgtcgaagcgagaaaaatctgatATTTGcagcagcgctgccaactataccgatttctcagtatttataccgatttttggactcgatacaggaatacagatatgctctctcaaaataccgatatttcaattttcatacagataaataccgattttcagtttttgtgttggattccataggggtaaaccaagtcgagcgaccttttttttttggttgcaaaatcagtttccgcactaaatcgatgtttgagtTTTCGAGAAAgatcccgcttgtgaggaattctggcaaccgtcagaaggctggctgcattccggctgctgtcaaaattgtccaggcgaaattgcgtcattatttcGCCgttcgtgtcttgtttatttccctcctcttttttctattcgacttcatttgatattcgtcaatcccgcatgtacgtacaaaaaataatcttgagacgaggtaaatgagatttaaatatgggtatgtttggtagtgagaaagcaatgttattggcaataacatgttccatgattagtatatatgaagggcaataacttattgcctttcatatgtatcttttattgaaaaaattaaactaagacgcctaaaatgtagaaccgattcaaaacggttctgccaatcttatatggcaagaatccgacagaaatgaaccgttaataaccgctaggcgaaattctctgccggaaacggttgttgcattgttgccagacttttgccggaactcTGGCAGAATTCTGGCAataatggctggcagacatagccagccgtctggggggaaatctgcccgccgcgaaCAAGTgggatattgtacagatagatttttccgccaaatacagatttttggaaaaaacagttgacagcactgattTGCAGATAAATCTGAAATATTGGCAACGCTAATCGTGTAGCACGTTTCTTTTGTCATTCATTCTTAGGAACAAATGAAACGACTTTTTTCGTATATAAAAGGTACAATAACATCATTGAATCATATTGTTTTCAACTAAATAGTTTGTAGATTTTTCAGGCTTTTCACTTCAATCATTTGACTATGAGTACTGATAAATCTGAGCCGgaacaaatttcaaaaaacaagtACATTAGCCCAAGCTGTGATGCGGACTGCAACGATGTTCGTGCACTTAGCAGAAATGCAGCTCGTAAGCGAAGTCGTGAGTTTGCTCGTCGACAATGTCGCATCATAATTAGAAATGTACCATATAAACTAACGCAAAAAAAGTTGCGGGATGAGTTTGAACAGTATGGTGTATTGAAGGATATCAATATCCTAAAACGAACTGATGGGAAACTCGTAGGATGTGTCTTCTTACAATATGAACATCCGGATCAGTCAGAACGTGCTATTAAGATGCTTAATGGTAAAATGGTCATGGGTAGAAAACTTGAAGCATGTTATGCTCTTCCAAAAGATACTTATACAAAGATGAAATCCAAGCAGGATATTAAACACGAAGGAAACAAATATGAAAACAGTATCGGAGAAGTAAACAAAGGTGAAAAGGATGACTTTGAAATTGAGGAATCAGATAAAGATATAATGGATGAAGATTCTTTTGCTGAGGACATAAAA comes from Malaya genurostris strain Urasoe2022 chromosome 3, Malgen_1.1, whole genome shotgun sequence and encodes:
- the LOC131433948 gene encoding uncharacterized protein LOC131433948 produces the protein MAEEHSRNQLLHRRETLLAALGRAEDFDAAYDAHRDQGQVSLRLEYLNGVWSNLESVQAQLEDIEITDEGRTEHAAVRAEFEPRLFTIKASLMSKLSPIPTDRSPVPPHVSSTLSGIKLPTISLPEFDGDYMQWLAFHDTFLALIHSNPDVPDIQKFHYLRAAIKGEAAQLIESIGISSANYLLAWQTLENRYSNDYLLRKRHLQALFDIPRMKKESAASLHGLVDEFERHTKILHQLGEPTDTWSSILEHLLCMRLHDDTLKAWEDHASTVANPDYACIIDFLQRRARVLESISVNHHSTESASSSGSSSHTLKRNHFHSQFRLTSCASTAGSGEKCIACSQSHSLVKCQKFIRLSTNERQQFVISKRLCHNCLKIGHFVRNCPSKFSCRKCNSRHHTLLHFGQPDSSPRSNREGISSSASATASGTPSSGPSTSELSTQLTVAATEDTPVIEVSSTLQYPREDVFLLTVVVKVVDAFGVEHLARALLDSASQPNLITNRMTQILRLRRQHVNITVQGAGKLSKPVRESVFAQIFSRKGDFSCGVNFLVMENVTANLPSQNISTEGWKIPKELFLADPAFNKSQPIDMVLGARHFYSFFPSAARIQLDSNLPLLVDSVFGWIIAGSANSYSNDQITTSSTSCDAAVVSMISLEDCLEKFWKTEELANNDSYSVEERHCESLYQSTVSRNPEGRYVVRYPRKPDFDAMLGESRSNAQRRFEYLEKRLERNPHLRDDYHQFMREYLALGHMRLVVKDDERNSQVYYLPHHPVIKEASSTTKLRVVFDGSAKTSTGFSLNEALCVGPVVQEDLLNIILRFRTFPIALVGDNAKMYRQALVHSDDTPLQRILWRFSKQCPVQTYELLTVTYGLGPSSFLATRTLHQLADDEGDQHSVGSQALRKGFYVDDFIGGAETVEEAILLRSELNDLLQKGGFELRKWTSNRLEVLKGLNDDQIGTQSTLHFSPHETIKALGISWEPEADCLRFDSQIRTNPVLPTKRSILSDIAKLFDPLGLIAPVIVRAKILMQELWLLSCGWDDPVPEPIKSKWENYHRELTKISKHRIDRYALLPGSDIQLHTFADASQAAYGACTYARCVNSQGIVRIQLLASKSRVAPLKRITIARLELCAAVLAAHLHARIKNAIDVNVCTSYFWSDSAVTLQSPPNVWPTFVANRVSEIQQFTHGCQWKHVSGIENPADLVSRGMSVDDFLKSALWKCGPSWLPSPPQDWPISIPLGVTADDLELKTTVAVTQTTSTIHPWFLRWSSYSRLLHVIGYCLRFIANTRSKSRTQPSQSFSSLGQSLTVAELAKSKTVLTRLAQHDGYAAEIKQLEKGNSVSKQSNIRQMNPFIDQERVLRVGGRLNLAQLPYQAKHPSLIPNNHPFTRLIAEHFHRKLLHGGGRLLISAIREEFWPPNGRRLVHSIVRNCFRCNRVNPIPAQQQIGQLPVQRVIPSRPFSITGVDYAGPLYLRPIHKRASPAKTYLCLFVCFSTKAVHLELVSDLSTQAFLCSLRRFIARRGCPAHIHSDNGKNFEGAKNELIELFARFKNRSEQAEIISACAEQGITWHLTPPKAPHFGGLWEAAIKVAKKHLYRQLGSSRLTFEDMCTVLAQIEAIMNSRPLLPLTEDPNDLAALTPAHFLIGSSLHALPDPDLQSIPANRLDHYQQLQVHVQRFWTHWKKEYLQELLKDTRGWQRNDNIIPGKLVIVVDELQPPIRWPLARIESILPGRDQLTRVVQLRTARGIITRPIAKICMLPDSTTVPASEKSPVNNNDASTIQRSSDTTLV